The following proteins come from a genomic window of Drosophila sulfurigaster albostrigata strain 15112-1811.04 chromosome X, ASM2355843v2, whole genome shotgun sequence:
- the LOC133849097 gene encoding maestro heat-like repeat-containing protein family member 1, translated as MDQRQRSPSANASAATAGGAAAASTGTSTAAANADKPTVLEGALHNIFDSLQDKDEQVRQAMQLAIVKILETHPERATKILTEYRAQNAKLNEQTVAMLLDCIHRVVRGETSLPTAANEKLILLALEELTRSVDQHVPLIQNPALHILVAIGRGKDCTLVVEMLQAHSGPAGSAPHFMLMQCLGQLALANTAGLVPHIKTILARCLPHLGGIKQDHVKLAYAYAIGRFSEALLEHGTNTPKGEAKAAANCATEISVAYDVLFNQWLHSREIKVCMEILQALSSMYPLLPTDRILDQAPRLVPQILALYRRSVDRNAVTQFLCSVLKTNLQLHAQVLDGVIDALITHLFDLVCVYPDYEKPQTVKGHYEVLRCFHLLAGNYAGKIMDTLLIHLRNNSERERIKSLLILTHLLNACAVQIESRVQSLIECLKQLILAERSVKMKLTLLKTIVALAQKSLIRDKEFVWFVVRHSCKYSKISQEHGTLEEHATLVVSCENTLFMLASTVGTLDDLLKRELLNYFLLLDYTDICGNLAKCLASLFAKSPHIEYDIASDDEQPNAAMQSSPATGDAAGSVEERPGGGLMVKRGKVIVPSAESIYARCLALLGNQQCIKRASNILSFLKYYHPQLNPALEELWERRISDMLLHINQPANYLQQLHDFVLETNEFLNTRDEQFAQRLASKLADQMYLYPMQMPHIEWQLPELSSERGMLLQAVALTLCQVTDVACIHTKIDLIVTTARQERLDKHVKHAEYERRIEPCARALGYIARQHLAHVIKKLSELAQMGGRKHSTGFFSNLHFIKDTHKELENYKSNLLVVKAFGRIMDEADPLQSLQHLDDAMLNFLMIQLAGHKDQTIMSAILQTLLSICNQLIVTKEQLPAPLKHRKQIMDTVFSIPIESPFHDLPLLPTILKLGTDFIRIGGSDSLEGVDGSVIFEIACKNFFGCAKQLKMKFESQEEDEHNSFLAKHLNESLPQLNALVRVIVELDPSPSTLDLIIGILECWMRDKNSEVRICASHVLNNTLEVYIKSMRIGGLEAPSKFNQTGQMLGKIVPRCIDSNGTVRQVSVDILQKTLEIACIYETLTIASIDSSAEWLKEIESIKEHIITDEPKQIYNLAGDIAKIIAQRISSFQYLQFCKTLLQSLRDPEQSSTIGASVVLKFFIQQKGSELFHAIPDLVKGSLVALQLCDAPRAKSGVLKALVALTKHHPKLVCAEMLQQPLPYDEHLVEYWHLVCNDPDLTGLMLDNFLQLLSGASLAEPAESQQTDRQRLASVPPFAIFCALHEMLPCKDIHDQLEARFAEMFCMLLTSLSSYTNLGPPMPVGAPLSPSQPGKAASKFGFVPNKELVKLNPCQIALETFQAFLNNLEMEQIATVLTVNTSLASSTDWHSYIELLTPMAIGLTHQLQLNSPAMRQLINVLSKYVASPHDGQRVAAVGLYSRLVPLKPCGDLAATIMLHLGAALSDPNAVVRGLSLQGMGYVGQLGELEAPRYSEMAIQALLKGVDDTVGDCLINIPLESMRGLSRILQALPSDRVEPFHVSLAIRIRPFFGSYSMEMREAAIILFGDLCESKHDDGNSSPTSSMEALREQLLANLFPLLLHLSESEPSIATACKGTLRRVCRLLRAVRVNEMAEQQLSVDTEQLQYNSFVVEFVKVICLELTEHTQDFIDSCLPKLRSQWPEVRGSAAIVIGILHNFLNERNAQTESVASKIAVLLKDEQATVRMRAAQALGYFFGDV; from the exons ATGGATCAACGGCAGCGCAGTCCATCAGCCAATGCATCGGCAGCGACTGCAGGCGGCGCAGCTGCAGCGTCAACGGGgacgtcgacagcagcagcaaatgccgATAAACCAACAGTTCTCGAAG GCGCATTGCACAACATATTCGATAGTCTGCAGGACAAGGACGAGCAAGTGCGTCAGGCGATGCAGCTGGCGATCGTAAAGATACTGGAGACGCATCCAGAGCGTGCCACAAAAATTCTGACTGAATATCGCGCCCAGAACGCGAAGCTAAACGAACAAACTGTTGCTATGCTTTTGGA CTGCATTCATCGTGTGGTCCGCGGAGAGACATCGCTGCCAACGGCGGCGAACGAGAAACTGATACTGCTCGCCCTCGAGGAGCTGACACGCAGCGTGGATCAGCATGTGCCGCTGATACAGAATCCGGCGCTGCACATACTCGTTGCCATTGGACGCGGCAAGGACTGCACGCTCGTCGTGGAGATGCTGCAGGCGCACAGCGGTCCAGCGGGCAGCGCGCCACACTTTATGCTGATGCAATGCCTCGGCCAGCTGGCGTTGGCGAACACAGCGGGTTTGGTGCCGCACATCAAGACGATCCTGGCTCGCTGTCTGCCCCACTTGGGTGGCATCAAGCAGGATCATGTGAAGCTCGCGTATGCGTATGCGATTGGACGTTTCAGCGAAGCGCTGCTGGAGCATGGCACAAATACGCCCAAGGGCGAGGCAAAGGCGGCTGCAAATTGTGCCACCGAGATCAGTGTGGCCTACGATGTGCTCTTCAACCAATGGCTGCACTCGCGTGAGATCAAGGTGTGCATGGAGATCCTTCAAGCTCTGTCCAGCATGTATCCGCTGCTGCCCACCGATCGCATACTGGATCAGGCACCGCGTCTGGTGCCACAAATATTAGCTCTGTATCGTCGCAGTGTGGATCGCAATGCGGTCACACAGTTTCTGTGCTCGGTGCTCAAAACGAATCTCCAGCTGCACGCTCAAGTGTTGGATGGCGTCATAGATGCGTTGATCACACATCTCTTCGACCTCGTCTGCGTCTATCCGGACTACGAGAAACCGCAAACGGTGAAGGGACACTACGAGGTGTTGCGCTGCTTTCATCTGCTCGCCGGTAATTATGCTGGCAAAATAATGGACACACTGCTCATCCATCTgcgcaacaacagcgaaaggGAACGCATCAAATCGCTGTTGATACTGACGCATCTGCTCAACGCGTGCGCCGTGCAAATCGAGTCCCGGGTGCAGTCGCTCATCGAGTGTCTGAAGCAATTGATACTCGCCGAACGAAGCGTTAAAATGAAGCTCACGCTCCTCAAGACAATTGTGGCCCTGGCTCAGAAGTCGCTGATACGCGACAAGGAGTTCGTGTGGTTTGTGGTGCGACACAGCTGCAAGTACAGCAAGATCAGCCAGGAGCATGGGACACTGGAGGAACATGCCACGCTGGTGGTTAGCTGCGAGAATACGTTGTTCATGCTTGCCTCGACGGTGGGCACATTGGATGATCTGCTCAAGCGTGAGCTACTCAACTATTTTCTGCTGCTCGACTACACGGATATCTGTGGGAATTTGGCCAAGTGCCTGGCCAGTCTCTTTGCCAAATCGCCGCACATTGAATACGACATTGCCAGCGACGATGAGCAACCGAATGCAGCAATGCAATCCTCGCCAGCTACCGGTGACGCTGCTGGCAGCGTTGAGGAGCGACCTGGCGGGGGATTGATGGTGAAGCGTGGCAAGGTGATTGTGCCGAGTGCGGAGAGCATCTATGCCCGGTGCTTGGCGCTTCTCGGAAATCAGCAGTGCATCAAGCGTGCCTCGAACATACTCAGCTTCCTCAAGTACTATCATCCGCAGCTGAATCCCGCCCTCGAGGAGCTGTGGGAGCGTCGCATCTCCGACATGCTGCTGCACATCAATCAGCCGGCTAATTatctgcagcagctgcatgaTTTTGTGCTCGAAACAAATGAATTTCTCAACACACGCGACGAGCAATTCGCTCAACGTTTGGCCAGCAAACTGGCCGatcaaatgtatttgtatcCCATGCAGATGCCTCACATCGAGTGGCAGCTGCCTGAGCTGAGCTCCGAGCGTGGAATGCTCCTCCAGGCGGTTGCCCTGACGCTATGCCAGGTAACGGATGTCGCTTGCATCCATACGAAGATCGATCTGATTGTGACAACGGCGCGTCAGGAGCGTCTCGACAAGCACGTAAAGCATGCCGAGTACGAACGTCGCATTGAACCCTGCGCCCGGGCCTTGGGCTACATTGCGCGCCAGCATTTGGCGCATGTCATCAAGAAGTTGTCGGAGCTGGCGCAGATGGGTGGACGCAAGCATTCGACGGGCTTCTTTAGCAATCTGCACTTCATCAAGGACACGCACAAGGAGCTGGAGAACTACAAGAGCAATCTGCTCGTGGTGAAGGCCTTTGGTCGCATCATGGACGAGGCGGATCCGTTGCAATCGCTGCAGCATCTGGACGATGCCATGCTCAACTTTCTGATGATCCAGTTGGCGGGGCACAAGGATCAAACGATTATGTCGGCGATTCTGCAAACGCTGCTTAGCATCTGCAATCAGCTAATTGTGACCAAAGAACAATTGCCCGCTCCGCTCAAGCATCGCAAACAGATCATGGACACTGTGTTCAGCATACCCATCGAGTCGCCGTTCCACgatttgccgctgctgccaacAATCCTGAAACTCGGCACCGATTTCATACGCATTG GCGGCAGCGACAGTTTGGAGGGCGTCGACGGCAGCGTCATCTTCGAAATCGCCTGCAAAAACTTCTTCGGCTGCGCAAAGCAACTCAAGATGAAATTCGAATCGCAGGAGGAGGACGAGCACAACAGTTTTCTCGCCAAGCATCTGAACGAATCGCTGCCACAGCTGAACGCGCTCGTTCGTGTCATTGTCGAATTGGATCCATCGCCATCGACCCTCGATCTGATCATTGGCATCCTCGAGTGCTGGATGCGCGATAAGAACTCTGAGGTGCGCATCTGTGCCAGCCATGTGCTTAACAATACGCTCGAAGTGTACATTAAATCTATGAGAATTGGCGGCTTGGAAGCGCCCTCAAAGTTCAATCAAACCGGTCAAATGCTGGGCAAAATTGTGCCACGTTGCATCGACTCGAATGGCACCGTGCGTCAAGTGTCGGTGGACATATTGCAAAAGACATTGGAGATCGCCTGCATCTATGAGACACTGACGATTGCTAGCATCGACAGTAGCGCCGAATGGCTGAAGGAGATCGAATCGATCAAGGAGCACATCATCACCGATGAGCCCAAGCAAATCTACAATCTGGCTGGCGACATTGCCAAGATCATAGCGCAACGCATCTCTAGTTTTCAGTATTTGCAGTTCTG TAAAACGCTGTTGCAATCGCTGCGCGATCCAGAGCAAAGCTCCACAATTGGTGCGAGCGTTGTGCTCAAGTTCTTTATACAGCAAAAGGGATCGGAGCTGTTCCACGCCATTCCGGACCTGGTCAAGGGCAGCCTCGTCGCACTGCAGCTCTGCGATGCACCGCGTGCCAAATCGGGTGTACTTAAGGCGCTCGTTGCCCTGACCAAACACCATCCGAAGCTGGTGTGCGCCGAAATGTTGCAACAGCCGCTGCCCTACGACGAACATCTGGTCGAGTACTGGCATCTGGTGTGCAATGATCCCGACTTGACGGGCCTCATGCTCGACAATTTCCTCCAGCTTCTGAGTGGCGCTAGTCTGGCCGAGCCAGCCGAAAGCCAGCAAACGGATCGACAGAGATTGGCCAGTGTGCCGCCGTTTGCCATCTTTTGTGCGCTGCACGAGATGCTGCCCTGCAAGGACATACACGAT CAATTGGAAGCGCGCTTTGCGGAGATGTTTTGCATGCTGCTGACCTCGCTCTCGAGCTACACAAATCTGGGACCGCCGATGCCCGTCGGTGCTCCTCTAAGTCCCAGCCAGCCAGGGAAGGCGGCGAGCAAGTTTGGCTTTGTGCCGAATAAAGAGCTGGTCAAGCTGAATCCCTGCCAAATCGCGCTGGAAACCTTTCAGGCGTTCCTCAACAATCTGGAAATGGAGCAGATCGCCACAGTGCTGACGGTGAACACATCGCTGGCCAGCAGCACCGATTGGCATAGCTACATCGAACTGCTCACCCCGATGGCCATTGGACTAACGCATCAACTGCAGCTGAACAGTCCGGCGATGCGGCAGCTGATCAACGTGTTGAGCAAGTACGTTGCCTCGCCCCACGACGGGCAACGTGTGGCAGCCGTGGGTCTCTACTCGCGGCTGGTGCCGCTGAAACCGTGCGGTGATCTGGCCGCCACGATCATGCTGCACTTGGGCGCAGCGCTGAGCGATCCGAATGCCGTGGTGCGTGGCCTGAGTCTGCAGGGCATGGGCTATGTGGGACAGTTGGGGGAACTGGAGGCGCCACGCTACTCGGAGATGGCCATTCAGGCGCTCCTCAAGGGCGTCGACGATACGGTGGGCGATTGCTTGATCAATATACCGCTGGAGAGCATGCGCGGCTTGTCGCGCATTCTCCAAGCGTTGCCCAGCGATCGAGTCGAACCGTTCCACGTGTCGCTGGCCATACGCATTCGTCCGTTCTTCGGCAGCTACTCGATGGAGATGCGCGAGGCGGCGATCATCTTGTTTGGCGATCTGTGCGAGTCAAAGCACGACGATGGCAACAGTTCACCCACCTCATCGATGGAGGCGCTGCGTGAACAGCTCTTGGCCAATCTGTTTCCCCTCCTCTTGCACCTCAGCGAGAGCGAACCGAGCATCGCCACCGCTTGCAAGGGAACCTTGAGGCGTGTCTGTCGCCTGCTCCGCGCTGTGCGCGTCAACGAGATGGCCGAGCAGCAGCTCAGCGTCGACACCGAGCAGCTGCAGTACAACAGCTTCGTGGTGGAGTTTGTCAAAGTGATT TGCTTGGAGCTGACGGAGCACACCCAGGACTTCATCGACTCGTGCCTGCCCAAGCTGCGCAGCCAATGGCCCGAGGTGCGCGGCAGTGCAGCCATCGTCATCG GCATCTTGCACAATTTCCTAAATGAGCGCAATGCACAGACCGAGTCGGTGGCTAGCAAGATTGCCGTGTTGCTGAAGGATGAGCAGGCCACAGTGCGTATGCGTGCTGCCCAAGCATTGGGCTATTTCTTTGGAGACGTTTAA
- the LOC133849099 gene encoding aladin — MASLSNLKQCHKFNSPTSAGRNYNYVAELDNYPVINLKPELSGATFSQRFTAAQSFIPDESESVPKRITRAFFDGGFLESLAEARSPRTREQMPMISRTADGIADLLERYNSLQLNLCPHKGELNAERIAQYVETRDWINSAIRCMAWHCDLFKLAIAGVDDVVRIYMRRIDNNGQPLVLKSPAQTQITCMAWRPMCPFELVVGCQQGLCFWTIDGNLHLGRITNPSLVLKHPNKVPISTLQWSQDGTLLATGSIADPDILIWQIDNGSMLPLRRIGPPGSLLKWSPDNEWLFASTVGRVFRVWKCNERWTTDRWVCNEGNVQAACWSPCGRFLLFASTAEPILYRIEFVQLLLGPTKGSDDKEVVPVADLNAIPLDGSNTNLIGGAVQQLAWDPHGKFLAITFRSTNAIAIFRTFIQKFGLQISVGYYLLGDTPTEYPSYVCFQPLNRENNRTVLAIGWSTGRIQFHALE, encoded by the exons atggcaTCGTTGAGCAATTTAAAGCAATGTCACAAATTCAACTCGCCCACAAGTGCTGGGCGAAATTATAACTATGTCGCCGAACTGGACAATTATCCAGTTATCAACCTGAAACCAGAACTAAGCGGCGCAACGTTCTCACAACGCTTCACAGCAGCACAAAGTTTCATACCGGACGAAAGCGAAAGCGTGCCAAAGCGCATTACGCGGGCATTTTTCGATGGCGGCTTCTTGGAGTCCCTGGCCGAGGCGCGCAGCCCAAGGACGCGCGAACAAATGCCAATGATTAGCCGAACAGCGGATGGCATTGCCGATCTGCTGGAACGCTACAATTCCCTGCAATTGAATCTGTGTCCGCACAAAGGCGAATTGAATGCGGAGCGCATTGCACAATACGTGGAAACAAG AGACTGGATAAATAGCGCTATCCGCTGCATGGCCTGGCACTGTGATCTTTTTAAACTAGCAATCGCAGGCGTTGACGATGTGGTGCGCATCTACATGCGGCGAATAGACAACAATGGACAGCCCTTGGTGCTCAAGAGTCCCGCCCAGACGCAGATCACGTGCATGGCCTGGCGTCCGATGTGCCCCTTTGAGCTGGTCGTGGGCTGCCAGCAGGGTTTGTGCTTCTGGACCATTGatggcaatttgcatttgggACGCATCACGAATCCCAGCCTAGTATTGAAACA TCCAAACAAAGTGCCCATTAGCACGCTGCAGTGGTCGCAGGATGGCACACTGCTGGCCACCGGTTCCATTGCTGATCCTGATATACTCATCTGGCAGATAGACAATGGCAGCATGCTGCCGCTGCGTCGCATTGGTCCGCCTGGCTCGCTGCTCAAGTGGTCGCCGGACAACGAATGGCTCTTTGCCAGCACCGTGGGTCGTGTGTTTCGCGTGTGGAAGTGCAACGAGCGCTGGACAACGGATCGTTGGGTGTGCAACGAGGGCAATGTGCAGGCCGCCTGCTGGTCACCCTGCGGTCGCTTTTTGCTCTTCGCCAGCACCGCCGAACCCATCCTGTATCGCATAGAATTCgtacagctgctgctgggaCCCA CGAAGGGCTCCGATGATAAGGAAGTGGTGCCCGTGGCGGATCTGAATGCCATTCCCTTGGATGGTAGTAACACCAATCTCATTGGCGGCGCCGTGCAGCAGCTGGCCTGGGATCCGCATGGCAAATTCCTGGCCATCACATTCCGTTCGACAAATGCGATTGCCATATTTCGGACATTCATACAGAAGTTTGGACTGCAAATATCCGTGGGCTATTATCTGTTGGGTGACACGCCCACTGAGTATCCCAGCTATGTGTGCTTCCAGCCGCTGAACAGGGAAAACAATCGAACGGTGTTGGCCATTGGCTGGTCAACTGGTCGCATACAGTTTCATGCTTTGGAATGA